A part of Cannabis sativa cultivar Pink pepper isolate KNU-18-1 chromosome 6, ASM2916894v1, whole genome shotgun sequence genomic DNA contains:
- the LOC115695076 gene encoding uncharacterized protein LOC115695076: MASEHKDCDGRIRCPCVRCINSRFEKIDRVRAHIFDRCFMQGYEKWIYHGEPEDVVDDVAVVDVESEDEMIPILEDFFPSTTEDVQGEDEQPTTNPHFDDLFEEIEAELYPGCDWISSLNFLAKLLHLKVRGKIPNNIFEELLKLLKFAFPKENNIPATYYEAKKRLKKLGLGYDSIHVCLYNCCLFYKENASKEACPVCGTSRWVTSENGKATKVPCKPVDGLAWKDFDAKHPEFARDPRNVRLGLAADGFNPFGNMSLAYSMWPVVLANYNLPPWLCMKDNYFLLSTLIPGVKSPGKDMDIFLRPLVDELKESTNSMFTMRAALLWTVNDFPARSSLFGWSGQGYKAFPTCNEDTTSIRVIGKTSYVGHRKFLPSNHAMRRDTRFDGKVERRPPPRRFTCEEILSQVNAFEPQISGHHENFGGVKRRRVAENCNWRKKSIFYELEYWSTNILKHNIDVMHVEKNVCDSLLGTILDNDKSKDTTNARHDLKKMGIRESLWIYEDGNGRLMKYMLLMF; the protein is encoded by the exons ATGGCATCAGAACACAAGGATTGTGATGGAAGAATTCGATGTCCCTGTGTGAGATGTATAAATagtaggtttgaaaaaatagataggGTTAGAGCACACATATTTGATCGATGTTTCATGCAAGGATATGAGAAGTGGATTTATCACGGCGAGCCTGAGGATGTTGTCGATGATGTAGCAGTTGTCGATGTTGAATCAGAGGATGAAATGATTCCTATTCTAGAAGACTTCTTTCCCTCGACAACAGAGGATGTACAAGGAGAAGATGAACAACCAACCACGAACCCTCATTTTGATGACTTATTCGAGGAAATTGAAGCTGAATTGTATCCTGGTTGTGATTGGATTTCGTCTCTCAACTTTTTAGCAAAGCTATTGCATTTAAAAGTTAGAGGAAAAATTCCTAATAACATCTTTGAAGAATTATTGAAGCTTTTAAAGTTTGCATTTCCGaaggaaaataatattccaGCAACTTACTACGAGGCAAAGAAGAGATTAAAGAAATTAGGCTTGGGTTATGACTCTATCCATGTCTGTTTGTATAATTGTTGCCTATTTTATAAGGAGAATGCATCGAAGGAGGCTTGTCCAGTGTGTGGAACTAGTCGTTGGGTTACTTCTGAGAACGGCAAAGCAACAAAAGTTCCTTGCAAA CCGGTCGACGGTTTAGCTTGGAAAGACTTTGATGCAAAACATCCCGAGTTTGCAAGGGACCCAAGAAATGTTCGACTTGGGTTAGCTGCTGATGgatttaatccatttggcaacatgagtcTTGCATACAGCATGTGGCCAGTGGTGTTGGCTAACTATAATCTACCACCTTGGTTATGTAtgaaagataattattttttgctatCTACCCTAATTCCTGGTGTAAAATCTCCAGGTAAAGACatggatatatttttaagaCCTTTGGTGGATGAATTAAAGGAGTCGACCAACTCGATGTTCACCATGCGTGCTGCGCTTTTGTGGACAGTGAATGATTTTCCTGCTCGTAGTAGCTTGTTTGGGTGGAGTGGTCAAGGTTATAAAGCTTTCCCTACTTGTAATGAAGACACGACGTCCATTCGAGTGATCGGGAAGACATCATATGTTGGTCATCGAAAGTTCTTGCCAAGTAACCATGCAATGAGAAGGGATACTCGATTTGATGGTAAAGTTGAAAGAAGACCTCCTCCAAGACGATTTACTTGTGAAGAGATATTATCACAAGTTAATGCTTTCGAACCCCAAATTTCCGGACATCATGAAAATTTTGGGGGCGTGAAACGTAGAAGAGTTGCAGAAAATTGTAATTGgaggaaaaaaagtattttctacGAGTTGGAGTATTGGAGCACGAATATTTTAAAACACAACATTGATGTCATGCATGTTGAGAAGAATGTGTGTGATAGTCTCCTAGGAACCATCTTGGATAATGATAAATCAAAGGACACAACCAATGCGCGACATGATTTAAAGAAGATGGGTATTAGGGAATCGTTGTGGATTTATGAAGATGGGAATGGGAGGCTAATGAAATATATGCTCCTTATGTTTTGA